Below is a window of Cryobacterium sp. PAMC25264 DNA.
GCGGCTGGCGCAGCGCGGCCAGGTGCGCGATCGCGTAGTAGACCAGCACCGCGCAGGCGGAGAAGCCGACCAGCCGGGCGGGGTCGAGCAAGAGCACCCCGGCGATCGCCAGGAGCCCGATCGTCACCTCCGCCGCCACCGGGGTGTGGCGGGTCGGCGAGATGCGGCTGAGCCGGCCGGGCAGGTCGCCCTCCCTGGCCATCGCCAGCCCGGTTCGGCTCAGGCCCGCCAGGATTCCCGCCAGCGAGCCCAGGCAGGCGATGGCGGCCAGCAGCCGGGCGACGCCGGTCCACGGTTCGGCGCCGCCGACCAGCTCGGCCAGCGGCGACGCCGAGCCGGCCAGGACGGCGGGGCCGAGCACCAGCACGCAGAGCAGACCGACGACCCCGTAGATCACCAGCGTCAACCCCAGGGCCGTCACGATGGCCCGCGGCAGGGTGCGGCGGGGGTCGTGCACCTCCTCCCCCAGCGTGGCCATGCGGGCGTAGCCGGCGAACGCGAAGAACAGCAGCCCGGCCGACTGCAGGATGCCCAGCCAGCCGGAGTCCAGCACCGTGCCGGGGTCGATCGACACGCCCCTGCTGCCGTTGGCGATGCCGACCCCCACCACGAGCACCAGCGCGAGCAGCCCGCCCAGCACCAGGAAGACCACCACGGCGCTGAGCCGGGCGGTGCTGCGGATGCCGACCAGGTTCACGGCGCCCAGCACGAGAACGGCCAGCACAGCCACGAGTCTCGCCTGCTCCGGCCAGAGATACCCGCCCAGGATCAGCGCGATGGCGCCGGCCGACGCCGTCTTGCCGGCCAGGAACAGCCAGCCCGCACTGAATCCCCACCACGGCCCGAGGGTGGCCCGGCCGAACGCGTAGGCGCCGCCGGAGACCGGATTGCTCATGGCCAGTTGGGCCGAGCTCAGGGCATTCAGCGAGGCGATGACCCCGGCGATGACAAGACCGATGAGCAGGCCGGAGCCGGCGGCAGCGGCGGCTGGCGCCCATACGTAGAAGACACCGGCTCCGATCATGGCGGCCAGGCCCACCACGATCGCCCCGCCGACACCGAGCTGGCGCCGCAGCGCCCCCTGGCCGTCCGGCCCCGCAGTTCCGTTCATCCGGCCAGCCTAGGAGACTGCTGATTTATCGGGGCGTTTAAGGCGCGCCTTTGTTGGTTTCGGCGGAGGTGTTTAAGACTTGATTCATGCAGGGTCGTGATGATGGTCAGCGTCAGTTGTTGGATGTCGGTGTGTTCGCTGGGCACATGTTGCCGGCGGGGTCGGTGTTCGCTTTTCTCGCTGAGCACCGGCACGAGTTGTTCCCGGATGACGCGTTCGCGGACCTGTTTCCGTCGGGTCGTGGCCGGCCCTCGACGCCCGCGGACGTGATCGCATCGGTGATGGTGCTGCAGACCCTGCACTCGTTATCGGACCGGGAAACCGCGGAAGCCGTCACGTTTGATCTGCGGTGGAAAGCGGCCTGCGGGTTCGGGTTGACGGAAACATCGTTCCACCCGACGGTGTTGACGTATTGGCGACGCCGCCTCGCGGCAAGCACCCGCCCGCACCGAATTTTCGACGCCGTCGCCGAGGTTATTGCCGGTTCTGGGGCGTTGTCGGGTCGGAAGCGGCGGGCGTTGGACTCCACGATTTTGGATGACGCGGTCGCCCGCCAGGACACGGTGACGCAGTTGGTCGCGCAGATCCGCCGGGTCGGTCGGGAGATCCCCGGCGCCGACATGATCGTGGCCGGCCTGCCCGGCCATGACTACGAGAAGCCCGGCAAGCCCGACATCGCCTGGGACGACAAGGCGGCCAGGGACGAACTCGTTTCCCGCCTCGTGACCGACGCCCTGGCGTTGCTTGCGGCAATCGACACGACGTCATTGACCGACTCGCAGCAGGAGACGGTCGCGTTGCTCGCCCTCGTCGCGGGCCA
It encodes the following:
- a CDS encoding APC family permease, with the protein product MNGTAGPDGQGALRRQLGVGGAIVVGLAAMIGAGVFYVWAPAAAAAGSGLLIGLVIAGVIASLNALSSAQLAMSNPVSGGAYAFGRATLGPWWGFSAGWLFLAGKTASAGAIALILGGYLWPEQARLVAVLAVLVLGAVNLVGIRSTARLSAVVVFLVLGGLLALVLVVGVGIANGSRGVSIDPGTVLDSGWLGILQSAGLLFFAFAGYARMATLGEEVHDPRRTLPRAIVTALGLTLVIYGVVGLLCVLVLGPAVLAGSASPLAELVGGAEPWTGVARLLAAIACLGSLAGILAGLSRTGLAMAREGDLPGRLSRISPTRHTPVAAEVTIGLLAIAGVLLLDPARLVGFSACAVLVYYAIAHLAALRQPRSQRWLPRGVQYLGVAGCLLLAGTLPWPGVLAAAAWLALGLLGRAVRLAAAARRL